In Cicer arietinum cultivar CDC Frontier isolate Library 1 chromosome 1, Cicar.CDCFrontier_v2.0, whole genome shotgun sequence, one DNA window encodes the following:
- the LOC101500506 gene encoding uncharacterized protein isoform X4 — translation MKEAMARRRKLNIRHRASDNEGIQSTSNNTNSTNVEGSNVAETRSSPCHAEGVIRESVESHSIPSDIEVEEEQIEKEVEPKRARGPTKMLDVWEMEHGDLIIVNLDKYGRPIGEEGTTLTRFIGSVARRYQYAPINYKSWKVMPNDYKEEMLKLIEKISKINRQNRAKFEDVHCMGSKSLPKFIDEKIKKGKGVLPGRKEIYIDTRTRKDGTIVNEKAAKLIEELKKHNNEAGTSQSTQDTQGSMSWKDDIFYQVQGPDKNGRVRCMGKIPHSKKSKVCASENEELRERVKNMENLLANVMTLIQNRFSGADVNDIIQAARQVPDATSAQNHLNSLSPNNNENNENGED, via the exons ATGAA AGAAGCAATGGCTCGAAGAAGAAAGTTAAATATTCGACATCGAGCAAGTGATAATGAAGGAATTCAGTCTACTTCTAATAATACAAACTCAACCAATGTAGAAGGAAGTAATGTTGCAGAAACTCGTTCTAGTCCTTGTCATGCAGAAGGTGTCATACGTGAGTCTGTAGAATCTCACTCAATTCCCTCTGATATAGAAGTTGAAgaagaacaaattgaaaaag aAGTAGAGCCTAAACGGGCTAGAGGTCCTACAAAAATGTTAGATGTATGGGAAATGGAACATGGTGATTTAATAATCGTTAATTTGGACAAATATGGTCGACCCATTGGTGAGGAAGGGACAACTCTAACTCGTTTCATTGGTAGCGTAGCTAGAAGGTATCAATATGCTCCTATCAACTACAAGTCATGGAAAGTTATGCCAAATGATTACAAAGaagaaatgttgaaattaataGAG aaaataagtaaaattaataggcAAAATCGTGCTAAATTTGAAGATGTTCATTGTATGGGTTCAAAAAGTCTCCCAAAGTTTATTGATGAGAAg ATAAAAAAGGGAAAAGGAGTGTTGCCTGGACGTAAAGAGATTTACATTGATACCCGTACTCGTAAAGATGGAACAATTGTCAATGAAAAGGCTGCaaaattgatt gaagaactaaaaaaacataataatgagGCTGGAACTTCTCAATCAACCCAAGACACACAAGGTTCTATGTCTTGGAAGGATGACATATTTTATCAAGTACAAGGACCTGATAAAAACGGACGTGTGCGATGTATGGGCAAGATTCCTCATTCTAAAAAATCGAAGGTTTGTGCATCTGAAAATGAAGAGTTGCGCGAAAGAGTTAAGAATATGGAAAACTTGTTAGCAAATGTGATGACTTTAATTCAAAATCGATTTTCTGGAGCAGATGTTAATGATATAATACAAGCTGCAAGACAG GTTCCTGATGCTACTAGTGctcaaaaccatttgaattcacttagtccaaacaacaacgaaaataatgaaaatg gtgaagattaa
- the LOC101500506 gene encoding uncharacterized protein isoform X1 → MKEAMARRRKLNIRHRASDNEGIQSTSNNTNSTNVEGSNVAETRSSPCHAEGVIRESVESHSIPSDIEVEEEQIEKEVEPKRARGPTKMLDVWEMEHGDLIIVNLDKYGRPIGEEGTTLTRFIGSVARRYQYAPINYKSWKVMPNDYKEEMLKLIESKFEFVPPINDLTREMLKSELNEKWRQWKGDLKSMAYDPTKTEEEVASLVPDDRVDPNQYRGLVHHWFSDEGQKISKINRQNRAKFEDVHCMGSKSLPKFIDEKIKKGKGVLPGRKEIYIDTRTRKDGTIVNEKAAKLIEELKKHNNEAGTSQSTQDTQGSMSWKDDIFYQVQGPDKNGRVRCMGKIPHSKKSKVCASENEELRERVKNMENLLANVMTLIQNRFSGADVNDIIQAARQVPDATSAQNHLNSLSPNNNENNENGED, encoded by the exons ATGAA AGAAGCAATGGCTCGAAGAAGAAAGTTAAATATTCGACATCGAGCAAGTGATAATGAAGGAATTCAGTCTACTTCTAATAATACAAACTCAACCAATGTAGAAGGAAGTAATGTTGCAGAAACTCGTTCTAGTCCTTGTCATGCAGAAGGTGTCATACGTGAGTCTGTAGAATCTCACTCAATTCCCTCTGATATAGAAGTTGAAgaagaacaaattgaaaaag aAGTAGAGCCTAAACGGGCTAGAGGTCCTACAAAAATGTTAGATGTATGGGAAATGGAACATGGTGATTTAATAATCGTTAATTTGGACAAATATGGTCGACCCATTGGTGAGGAAGGGACAACTCTAACTCGTTTCATTGGTAGCGTAGCTAGAAGGTATCAATATGCTCCTATCAACTACAAGTCATGGAAAGTTATGCCAAATGATTACAAAGaagaaatgttgaaattaataGAG agtaaatttgagtttgttcctCCAATAAATGACTTAACAAGAGAAATGTTAAAATCTGAGCTGAATGAGAAATGGAGGCAATGGAAGGGTGATCTAAAGTCAATGGCATATGACCCTACTAAAACAGAAGAAGAAGTTGCATCTCTTGTACCAGATGATAGGGTTGACCCAAATCAATATCGTGGTTTGGTTCATCATTGGTTTTCTGATGAAGGACAA aaaataagtaaaattaataggcAAAATCGTGCTAAATTTGAAGATGTTCATTGTATGGGTTCAAAAAGTCTCCCAAAGTTTATTGATGAGAAg ATAAAAAAGGGAAAAGGAGTGTTGCCTGGACGTAAAGAGATTTACATTGATACCCGTACTCGTAAAGATGGAACAATTGTCAATGAAAAGGCTGCaaaattgatt gaagaactaaaaaaacataataatgagGCTGGAACTTCTCAATCAACCCAAGACACACAAGGTTCTATGTCTTGGAAGGATGACATATTTTATCAAGTACAAGGACCTGATAAAAACGGACGTGTGCGATGTATGGGCAAGATTCCTCATTCTAAAAAATCGAAGGTTTGTGCATCTGAAAATGAAGAGTTGCGCGAAAGAGTTAAGAATATGGAAAACTTGTTAGCAAATGTGATGACTTTAATTCAAAATCGATTTTCTGGAGCAGATGTTAATGATATAATACAAGCTGCAAGACAG GTTCCTGATGCTACTAGTGctcaaaaccatttgaattcacttagtccaaacaacaacgaaaataatgaaaatg gtgaagattaa
- the LOC101504349 gene encoding uncharacterized protein — MEHDMDGLVHDVFGVHSTEEPICGEGERIPEVRENSKFYEFVKENEQMLYPNCKKYSKLSFMVHLYHLKCLHGWSDKSFSMLLDLLRDALPEENVLPKSYYETKKIVSGLGLGYEKIHACPNDCILYWDKYAKYEVCPKCSTSRWKTTNEDVQGNGMETSERRKKIPAKILRWFPLKPRLQRLYMSSKVAESMRWHHESRLNDGSLRHPADSLAWKNFDARYPTFSLDPRNVRLGVASDGFNPFKTMSITHSTWPVILIPYNLPPWMCMKQPYFMLSLLIPGPKGPGNNIDIYLQPLVQELQELWDDGIETFDAYKKETFQLRAAMMWTINDFPAYANLSGWSTKGQYACPCCGIETTSQWLRHGKKFCYMGHRRWLSPKHKWRLNSRDFDGTRELRIPPKRLDGTDILRQIDECREKGLANGAQPWKKKSIFFTLPYWQYNVLRHNLDVMHIEKNVCDNIIGTLLNQEGKSKDNYKARADLVDMGIRSMLHPQPSPNITTTRLPRACYQMTNKEKESFLSILKNVKTPDECSSNIPRCVHVKQHKMFGLKSYDCHVLMQELLPVALRGSLPDKVTSVLVDLCNFFKQICSKVLNVEFLSQLESQIVITLCQLETIFPPSFFTVMMHLVIHLAHEAQVAGPVQYRWMYPIERYVCL; from the coding sequence ATGGAGCATGACATGGATGGATTAGTTCATGATGTATTTGGAGTTCATTCTACAGAAGAGCCAATTTGTGGTGAAGGTGAAAGGATTCCCGAAGTTAGagaaaactctaaattttaCGAATTTGTAAAGGAGAATGAGCAAATGCTTTACCCCAACTGTAAGAAGTATAGCAAGCTATCATTTATGGTACATTTGTATCATTTAAAGTGTCTTCATGGGTGGAGTGACAAGTCATTCTCCATGTTGCTTGATTTACTAAGAGATGCTTTACCAGAAGAAAATGTTTTGCCAAAGTCATATTATGAAACTAAAAAGATTGTTTCAGGATTAGGTTTGGGGTATGAGAAGATCCATGCTTGTCCCAATGATTGCATATTATATTGGGATAAATATGCCAAATATGAAGTATGTCCAAAGTGTAGTACGTCAAGGTGGAAAACAACAAATGAAGACGTACAAGGTAATGGAATGGAGACTTCTGAGAGGCGAAAGAAGATACCAGCAAAGATCCTTCGATGGTTTCCATTGAAACCAAGGTTGCAAAGGTTATACATGTCCTCCAAAGTTGCAGAATCAATGAGATGGCACCATGAGAGTAGATTGAATGATGGTTCTCTTAGGCATCCAGCTGATTCCCTTGCTTGGAAGAATTTTGACGCTCGATATCCAACATTTTCGTTAGATCCTCGTAATGTTCGATTAGGAGTGGCTTCAGATGGTTTCAATCCTTTCAAGACTATGAGTATTACTCATAGCACTTGGCCTGTCATTCTAattccttacaatcttcctccttgGATGTGCATGAAACAACCATACTTCATGTTATCACTATTAATTCCGGGTCCAAAAGGTCCTGGAAATAACATTGACATTTATCTGCAACCTTTAGTACAAGAGTTGCAAGAGTTATGGGATGATGGAATTGAAACATTTGATGCCTATAAGAAAGAGACATTTCAACTTCGTGCAGCTATGATGTGGACTATTAATGACTTTCCAGCATATGCTAACTTGTCTGGATGGAGTACTAAAGGTCAATATGCATGTCCATGTTGTGGTATTGAAACTACCTCGCAGTGGTTACGTCATGGTAAAAAATTTTGCTACATGGGTCATCGTCGTTGGTTATCTCCCAAACATAAGTGGAGATTGAATAGTAGGGATTTTGATGGAACACGAGAGCTAAGGATCCCTCCTAAAAGACTTGATGGGACtgatattttaagacaaataGATGAATGTAGAGAAAAAGGTCTAGCAAATGGAGCACAACCTTGGAAAAAGAAGAGCATTTTCTTCACATTGCCTTATTGGCAATATAATGTATTGCGTCATAATCTTGATGTGATGCACATTGAAAAGAACGTATGTGACAACATTATTGGTACATTGTTAAACCAAGAGGGAAAATCCAAAGATAATTATAAGGCACGAGCTGATCTTGTAGATATGGGCATAAGAAGTATGCTCCATCCTCAACCAAGTCCTAATATAACTACAACGCGTTTGCCTAGAGCATGCTATCAAATGACTAACAAAGAAAAGGAATCTTTCCTAAGCATTCTCAAGAATgtaaaaactccagatgaatgTTCATCAAACATCCCACGTTGTGTGCATGTCAAGCAACACAAGATGTTTGGATTGAAAAGTTACGATTGTCATGTTTTGATGCAAGAGCTTCTTCCAGTAGCATTACGGGGTTCATTGCCAGATAAAGTCACTTCAGTGTTAGTTGATCTTTGCAATTTCTTCAAGCAAATTTGTTCTAAGGTACTTAATGTGGAATTTCTATCACAATTGGAGTCTCAAATAGTTATCACACTTTGTCAGTTGGAAACAATTtttcctccttcattttttaCTGTTATGATGCATTTGGTAATTCATTTGGCACACGAAGCCCAAGTTGCTGGACCGGTACAAtatcgatggatgtatccgattgAGAGGTATgtatgtttataa
- the LOC101500506 gene encoding uncharacterized protein isoform X5: MKEAMARRRKLNIRHRASDNEGIQSTSNNTNSTNVEGSNVAETRSSPCHAEGVIRESVESHSIPSDIEVEEEQIEKEVEPKRARGPTKMLDVWEMEHGDLIIVNLDKYGRPIGEEGTTLTRFIGSVARRYQYAPINYKSWKVMPNDYKEEMLKLIEIKKGKGVLPGRKEIYIDTRTRKDGTIVNEKAAKLIEELKKHNNEAGTSQSTQDTQGSMSWKDDIFYQVQGPDKNGRVRCMGKIPHSKKSKVCASENEELRERVKNMENLLANVMTLIQNRFSGADVNDIIQAARQVPDATSAQNHLNSLSPNNNENNENGED; encoded by the exons ATGAA AGAAGCAATGGCTCGAAGAAGAAAGTTAAATATTCGACATCGAGCAAGTGATAATGAAGGAATTCAGTCTACTTCTAATAATACAAACTCAACCAATGTAGAAGGAAGTAATGTTGCAGAAACTCGTTCTAGTCCTTGTCATGCAGAAGGTGTCATACGTGAGTCTGTAGAATCTCACTCAATTCCCTCTGATATAGAAGTTGAAgaagaacaaattgaaaaag aAGTAGAGCCTAAACGGGCTAGAGGTCCTACAAAAATGTTAGATGTATGGGAAATGGAACATGGTGATTTAATAATCGTTAATTTGGACAAATATGGTCGACCCATTGGTGAGGAAGGGACAACTCTAACTCGTTTCATTGGTAGCGTAGCTAGAAGGTATCAATATGCTCCTATCAACTACAAGTCATGGAAAGTTATGCCAAATGATTACAAAGaagaaatgttgaaattaataGAG ATAAAAAAGGGAAAAGGAGTGTTGCCTGGACGTAAAGAGATTTACATTGATACCCGTACTCGTAAAGATGGAACAATTGTCAATGAAAAGGCTGCaaaattgatt gaagaactaaaaaaacataataatgagGCTGGAACTTCTCAATCAACCCAAGACACACAAGGTTCTATGTCTTGGAAGGATGACATATTTTATCAAGTACAAGGACCTGATAAAAACGGACGTGTGCGATGTATGGGCAAGATTCCTCATTCTAAAAAATCGAAGGTTTGTGCATCTGAAAATGAAGAGTTGCGCGAAAGAGTTAAGAATATGGAAAACTTGTTAGCAAATGTGATGACTTTAATTCAAAATCGATTTTCTGGAGCAGATGTTAATGATATAATACAAGCTGCAAGACAG GTTCCTGATGCTACTAGTGctcaaaaccatttgaattcacttagtccaaacaacaacgaaaataatgaaaatg gtgaagattaa
- the LOC101500506 gene encoding uncharacterized protein isoform X2, whose product MARRRKLNIRHRASDNEGIQSTSNNTNSTNVEGSNVAETRSSPCHAEGVIRESVESHSIPSDIEVEEEQIEKEVEPKRARGPTKMLDVWEMEHGDLIIVNLDKYGRPIGEEGTTLTRFIGSVARRYQYAPINYKSWKVMPNDYKEEMLKLIESKFEFVPPINDLTREMLKSELNEKWRQWKGDLKSMAYDPTKTEEEVASLVPDDRVDPNQYRGLVHHWFSDEGQKISKINRQNRAKFEDVHCMGSKSLPKFIDEKIKKGKGVLPGRKEIYIDTRTRKDGTIVNEKAAKLIEELKKHNNEAGTSQSTQDTQGSMSWKDDIFYQVQGPDKNGRVRCMGKIPHSKKSKVCASENEELRERVKNMENLLANVMTLIQNRFSGADVNDIIQAARQVPDATSAQNHLNSLSPNNNENNENGED is encoded by the exons ATGGCTCGAAGAAGAAAGTTAAATATTCGACATCGAGCAAGTGATAATGAAGGAATTCAGTCTACTTCTAATAATACAAACTCAACCAATGTAGAAGGAAGTAATGTTGCAGAAACTCGTTCTAGTCCTTGTCATGCAGAAGGTGTCATACGTGAGTCTGTAGAATCTCACTCAATTCCCTCTGATATAGAAGTTGAAgaagaacaaattgaaaaag aAGTAGAGCCTAAACGGGCTAGAGGTCCTACAAAAATGTTAGATGTATGGGAAATGGAACATGGTGATTTAATAATCGTTAATTTGGACAAATATGGTCGACCCATTGGTGAGGAAGGGACAACTCTAACTCGTTTCATTGGTAGCGTAGCTAGAAGGTATCAATATGCTCCTATCAACTACAAGTCATGGAAAGTTATGCCAAATGATTACAAAGaagaaatgttgaaattaataGAG agtaaatttgagtttgttcctCCAATAAATGACTTAACAAGAGAAATGTTAAAATCTGAGCTGAATGAGAAATGGAGGCAATGGAAGGGTGATCTAAAGTCAATGGCATATGACCCTACTAAAACAGAAGAAGAAGTTGCATCTCTTGTACCAGATGATAGGGTTGACCCAAATCAATATCGTGGTTTGGTTCATCATTGGTTTTCTGATGAAGGACAA aaaataagtaaaattaataggcAAAATCGTGCTAAATTTGAAGATGTTCATTGTATGGGTTCAAAAAGTCTCCCAAAGTTTATTGATGAGAAg ATAAAAAAGGGAAAAGGAGTGTTGCCTGGACGTAAAGAGATTTACATTGATACCCGTACTCGTAAAGATGGAACAATTGTCAATGAAAAGGCTGCaaaattgatt gaagaactaaaaaaacataataatgagGCTGGAACTTCTCAATCAACCCAAGACACACAAGGTTCTATGTCTTGGAAGGATGACATATTTTATCAAGTACAAGGACCTGATAAAAACGGACGTGTGCGATGTATGGGCAAGATTCCTCATTCTAAAAAATCGAAGGTTTGTGCATCTGAAAATGAAGAGTTGCGCGAAAGAGTTAAGAATATGGAAAACTTGTTAGCAAATGTGATGACTTTAATTCAAAATCGATTTTCTGGAGCAGATGTTAATGATATAATACAAGCTGCAAGACAG GTTCCTGATGCTACTAGTGctcaaaaccatttgaattcacttagtccaaacaacaacgaaaataatgaaaatg gtgaagattaa
- the LOC101500506 gene encoding uncharacterized protein isoform X3, producing the protein MKEAMARRRKLNIRHRASDNEGIQSTSNNTNSTNVEGSNVAETRSSPCHAEGVIQVEPKRARGPTKMLDVWEMEHGDLIIVNLDKYGRPIGEEGTTLTRFIGSVARRYQYAPINYKSWKVMPNDYKEEMLKLIESKFEFVPPINDLTREMLKSELNEKWRQWKGDLKSMAYDPTKTEEEVASLVPDDRVDPNQYRGLVHHWFSDEGQKISKINRQNRAKFEDVHCMGSKSLPKFIDEKIKKGKGVLPGRKEIYIDTRTRKDGTIVNEKAAKLIEELKKHNNEAGTSQSTQDTQGSMSWKDDIFYQVQGPDKNGRVRCMGKIPHSKKSKVCASENEELRERVKNMENLLANVMTLIQNRFSGADVNDIIQAARQVPDATSAQNHLNSLSPNNNENNENGED; encoded by the exons ATGAA AGAAGCAATGGCTCGAAGAAGAAAGTTAAATATTCGACATCGAGCAAGTGATAATGAAGGAATTCAGTCTACTTCTAATAATACAAACTCAACCAATGTAGAAGGAAGTAATGTTGCAGAAACTCGTTCTAGTCCTTGTCATGCAGAAGGTGTCATAC aAGTAGAGCCTAAACGGGCTAGAGGTCCTACAAAAATGTTAGATGTATGGGAAATGGAACATGGTGATTTAATAATCGTTAATTTGGACAAATATGGTCGACCCATTGGTGAGGAAGGGACAACTCTAACTCGTTTCATTGGTAGCGTAGCTAGAAGGTATCAATATGCTCCTATCAACTACAAGTCATGGAAAGTTATGCCAAATGATTACAAAGaagaaatgttgaaattaataGAG agtaaatttgagtttgttcctCCAATAAATGACTTAACAAGAGAAATGTTAAAATCTGAGCTGAATGAGAAATGGAGGCAATGGAAGGGTGATCTAAAGTCAATGGCATATGACCCTACTAAAACAGAAGAAGAAGTTGCATCTCTTGTACCAGATGATAGGGTTGACCCAAATCAATATCGTGGTTTGGTTCATCATTGGTTTTCTGATGAAGGACAA aaaataagtaaaattaataggcAAAATCGTGCTAAATTTGAAGATGTTCATTGTATGGGTTCAAAAAGTCTCCCAAAGTTTATTGATGAGAAg ATAAAAAAGGGAAAAGGAGTGTTGCCTGGACGTAAAGAGATTTACATTGATACCCGTACTCGTAAAGATGGAACAATTGTCAATGAAAAGGCTGCaaaattgatt gaagaactaaaaaaacataataatgagGCTGGAACTTCTCAATCAACCCAAGACACACAAGGTTCTATGTCTTGGAAGGATGACATATTTTATCAAGTACAAGGACCTGATAAAAACGGACGTGTGCGATGTATGGGCAAGATTCCTCATTCTAAAAAATCGAAGGTTTGTGCATCTGAAAATGAAGAGTTGCGCGAAAGAGTTAAGAATATGGAAAACTTGTTAGCAAATGTGATGACTTTAATTCAAAATCGATTTTCTGGAGCAGATGTTAATGATATAATACAAGCTGCAAGACAG GTTCCTGATGCTACTAGTGctcaaaaccatttgaattcacttagtccaaacaacaacgaaaataatgaaaatg gtgaagattaa